The Streptomyces luteogriseus genome includes a window with the following:
- a CDS encoding S8 family peptidase — protein sequence MTTPRIYRHRLRRSLLSAAAVGAALALATPAGAADVDTGLPPGPAAARAAAPAQTAAGWAAGTRSYLVITAPGDTSAARNAVAANGGSVFAHYDAIGVVVAHSSSAGFAAAMRSVTGVQKVGATRTSDVPADAYSPTLPSAPGQSSTTLAETARWDMTRINADKAWAVSTGSASVTVGVLDTGVDDRHQDIAPNFDTADSVSCAYGKADTRAGAWRDVGSHGTHVAGTIAAAKNGKGVVGVAPGVKIASVRVAEPSTSMFFAENTICGFIWAGDHGFDVTNNSYYTDPWMFNCPDDPDQAAIVEGVRRAQEYAEGKGSLQVAAAGNSNYDLANKRTDSSSPNDSTPVNRTITNACIDIPTELPGVVTVAAMGNGNIKASYSNFGRDVIDVAAPGGDGAYGVYSTLPGGKYGNMNGTSMASPHVAGVAALLKSADPAATPADLRARLGSQATDTACPSDGRCTGTTAKNAFFGEGQVDALKAVGGTTPPPGRSFENTADVTVADNATVESPITVTGVTGNAPAALKVGVDVKHTYRGDLVLSLVAPDGSVYSLEDFADGDSGDDVVKTYTVDASSETASGTWKLRVRDIATQDTGRIDAWNLTF from the coding sequence GTGACAACCCCCCGCATATACCGGCACCGTCTCAGACGGTCGTTGCTGTCCGCCGCCGCTGTCGGAGCGGCCCTCGCGCTCGCCACGCCCGCCGGGGCGGCCGACGTGGACACCGGCCTCCCGCCGGGTCCGGCCGCGGCCCGCGCCGCCGCGCCCGCCCAGACGGCCGCCGGCTGGGCCGCCGGAACCCGCTCCTACCTCGTCATCACAGCCCCCGGCGACACATCCGCCGCTCGCAACGCCGTCGCGGCGAACGGCGGTTCGGTGTTCGCGCACTACGACGCGATCGGCGTCGTGGTCGCCCACTCCTCGTCGGCCGGCTTCGCCGCCGCGATGCGCTCCGTCACGGGCGTGCAGAAGGTGGGTGCCACGCGCACCTCGGACGTCCCCGCCGACGCCTACTCCCCCACCCTGCCGAGTGCTCCCGGGCAGTCGTCCACCACGCTCGCCGAGACGGCACGGTGGGACATGACCAGGATCAACGCCGACAAGGCCTGGGCCGTCAGCACCGGTTCGGCGTCCGTCACGGTGGGCGTCCTCGACACCGGGGTGGACGACCGGCACCAGGACATCGCGCCCAACTTCGACACGGCGGACTCCGTCTCGTGCGCCTACGGCAAGGCCGACACCCGGGCCGGCGCCTGGCGTGACGTCGGCAGCCACGGCACGCACGTGGCAGGCACCATCGCCGCCGCGAAGAACGGCAAGGGTGTGGTCGGCGTCGCACCGGGCGTGAAGATCGCCTCCGTGCGCGTCGCGGAGCCGAGTACGAGCATGTTCTTCGCCGAGAACACCATCTGCGGTTTCATCTGGGCCGGTGACCACGGCTTCGACGTCACCAACAACAGCTATTACACGGATCCCTGGATGTTCAACTGCCCCGACGACCCGGACCAGGCGGCCATCGTCGAGGGCGTGCGCCGGGCGCAGGAGTACGCGGAGGGCAAGGGCTCGCTCCAGGTCGCGGCGGCGGGCAACTCCAACTACGACCTCGCGAACAAGCGCACCGACAGCTCCAGCCCGAACGACTCCACCCCCGTCAACCGCACCATCACCAACGCCTGCATCGACATTCCGACGGAGCTGCCGGGCGTGGTGACCGTCGCGGCGATGGGCAACGGGAACATCAAGGCGTCGTACTCCAACTTCGGCCGGGACGTCATCGACGTCGCGGCCCCGGGCGGCGACGGAGCCTACGGCGTCTACTCCACGCTCCCGGGCGGCAAGTACGGGAACATGAACGGCACATCGATGGCCTCGCCGCACGTCGCCGGTGTCGCCGCGCTGCTGAAGAGTGCCGATCCGGCCGCCACCCCCGCTGATCTGCGCGCGCGGCTGGGAAGCCAGGCGACCGACACCGCGTGCCCGTCCGACGGCCGCTGCACCGGCACCACGGCGAAGAACGCCTTCTTCGGGGAGGGCCAGGTCGACGCGCTGAAGGCCGTCGGTGGCACCACGCCGCCGCCCGGCCGCTCCTTCGAGAACACCGCCGACGTCACCGTCGCCGACAACGCCACGGTGGAGTCGCCGATCACCGTGACCGGTGTGACGGGCAACGCCCCGGCCGCGTTGAAGGTCGGTGTGGACGTCAAGCACACGTACCGCGGCGACCTGGTGCTGTCGCTCGTCGCCCCCGATGGGTCGGTCTACTCGCTGGAGGACTTCGCCGACGGCGACAGCGGGGACGACGTGGTGAAAACGTACACGGTGGACGCATCGTCGGAGACCGCGTCCGGTACGTGGAAGCTGCGTGTCCGCGACATCGCGACGCAGGACACCGGGCGGATCGACGCCTGGAACCTCACCTTCTAG
- a CDS encoding ParB/RepB/Spo0J family partition protein encodes MDHISASVQKPMQQHLPGPDPHLGGLLSEITRVPISRIMVVGSLRRVGEDPRHINALAEVCSELPPIVIHRKTMTVIDGVHRLRAVENSGATHISAVLFNGDEREAFVLAVKLNSNHGLPLSLADRKAAALHMLADFPEWSNRRLAGVVGLSDKTVAALRRRSGAELPHPTAVRLGRDGVAYPLAAAEGRSRALVYLAAHPDASAQEVARAAGISLTTAKDLRKRARAALGEPQTTVRPNAGPVRGSGAGHPAMVNPPRAHPDGADLASAVRRLRADPSLRFTEVGRKLLRTLDPTTAQPHDWAAMASSIPIHCAPLIAELARHHAESWQLLADSLTERINSRETGV; translated from the coding sequence ATGGACCACATCTCCGCATCCGTACAGAAGCCGATGCAACAGCACTTACCCGGCCCGGATCCGCACCTGGGCGGACTTTTGTCGGAGATCACCCGGGTCCCGATCAGCCGCATCATGGTCGTGGGCTCACTCCGCAGGGTCGGAGAGGACCCACGGCACATCAATGCGCTCGCCGAAGTGTGCTCCGAACTGCCGCCGATCGTGATCCACCGGAAGACGATGACCGTCATCGACGGTGTGCACCGGCTCAGGGCGGTGGAGAACAGCGGCGCCACGCACATAAGCGCCGTGCTCTTCAACGGTGACGAGCGAGAGGCCTTCGTCCTCGCGGTCAAGCTGAACAGCAACCACGGACTGCCGCTCTCCCTTGCCGACCGCAAGGCCGCGGCCCTCCACATGCTCGCCGACTTCCCGGAGTGGTCCAACCGGAGGCTGGCAGGGGTCGTCGGCCTGTCGGACAAGACCGTCGCAGCGCTCAGGCGACGGTCGGGTGCGGAACTTCCGCACCCGACCGCCGTGCGGCTCGGGCGCGACGGGGTGGCCTACCCGCTCGCGGCGGCCGAAGGCCGCAGTCGCGCGCTGGTGTACCTCGCCGCGCATCCCGACGCGTCCGCGCAGGAGGTGGCGCGCGCCGCGGGCATCTCGCTGACCACGGCGAAGGACTTGCGAAAGCGGGCGCGCGCGGCCCTGGGAGAACCGCAGACGACGGTACGGCCGAACGCCGGGCCGGTCCGGGGGAGCGGGGCCGGCCACCCCGCGATGGTGAACCCCCCCAGGGCGCACCCGGACGGCGCCGACCTGGCCTCGGCCGTGCGGCGGTTGCGGGCCGATCCCTCGCTCCGGTTCACCGAGGTGGGACGGAAGCTGCTGCGGACACTGGACCCCACGACCGCGCAGCCGCACGACTGGGCGGCGATGGCGAGCAGTATCCCGATCCACTGCGCACCACTGATCGCCGAGCTGGCACGGCACCACGCCGAAAGCTGGCAGCTCCTGGCGGATTCGTTGACGGAACGGATCAATTCTCGAGAAACTGGCGTATAG
- a CDS encoding FAD-dependent oxidoreductase yields the protein MPEPTSRTPQQPTVDVLVVGGGPTGLTLACDLARRGVRTHVIEATEHLPAGSRGKSLQARTLEAFDDLGVIDAVQAAGAPFPPMQTWRDGERGGEWQLIEPDPEAPVSCQPQQWLIPQWRTQEILRDRLLELGGTLECGARLVSLTQTDTHVTAEVARPDGGRRLMTVPYLVGADGSHSSVRESLGIAMKGEDRGLRSAVVSDVRVRGLDRDHWHIWPDDPPGELLLCPLPGTADFQLNAKITGDEFTATAETVRTLVAERTHLPPDAVTEVVWSSFYRPRTALAERFRQGRVFLAGDAAHLHPPGGGQGLNIGVQDAYNLGWKLGQVIARGAPDTLLDSYEAERRPAAAGVLDLSTRLYRAGRRPEDGKQSRFRGKVCHLLSVHYRDSELSADTRALGSPTGVRAGDRAPDLPCVTADGPCPNLFGLLRGPDFTLLAVNCAPPRATPGVRTHHVTGGPLAGELGTGLFLIRPDHHIGLAADSPEHVERYLARVGLPSSET from the coding sequence GTGCCCGAACCCACCTCTCGGACACCACAGCAGCCGACCGTCGACGTGCTGGTCGTCGGCGGCGGACCGACCGGCCTCACCCTCGCCTGCGACCTGGCCAGGCGCGGCGTGCGGACCCATGTCATCGAGGCGACCGAGCACCTTCCCGCCGGTTCACGCGGCAAGAGTCTTCAGGCCCGCACGCTGGAGGCGTTCGACGACCTCGGCGTCATCGACGCGGTGCAGGCCGCCGGCGCCCCCTTCCCGCCCATGCAGACCTGGCGCGACGGCGAGCGCGGGGGCGAGTGGCAGCTGATCGAACCGGACCCGGAGGCGCCGGTGTCGTGTCAGCCGCAGCAGTGGCTGATCCCCCAGTGGCGCACCCAGGAGATCCTGCGCGATCGTCTGCTCGAACTGGGCGGAACCCTGGAGTGCGGTGCCCGGCTCGTGTCCCTGACGCAGACGGACACGCACGTGACAGCCGAGGTGGCACGGCCCGACGGCGGTCGTCGCCTGATGACAGTCCCCTACCTGGTGGGCGCCGACGGCAGCCACAGTTCGGTGCGCGAGTCCCTCGGCATCGCCATGAAGGGCGAGGACCGCGGGTTGCGTTCGGCGGTGGTGTCGGACGTGCGGGTTCGGGGCCTGGACCGGGATCACTGGCACATCTGGCCCGACGACCCGCCGGGTGAGCTGCTGCTGTGCCCGCTGCCGGGCACCGCCGACTTCCAGCTGAACGCCAAGATCACGGGCGATGAGTTCACCGCGACGGCCGAGACCGTGCGCACTCTGGTCGCCGAGCGGACCCATCTGCCCCCGGACGCCGTCACGGAGGTGGTGTGGAGTTCGTTCTACCGGCCGCGCACCGCGTTGGCCGAACGCTTCCGCCAGGGGCGGGTCTTCCTCGCCGGGGACGCCGCCCATCTGCACCCGCCCGGCGGTGGCCAGGGGCTGAACATCGGCGTGCAGGACGCCTACAACCTCGGCTGGAAGCTCGGGCAGGTCATCGCCCGCGGCGCCCCGGACACGCTGCTGGACAGCTACGAAGCCGAGCGGCGGCCCGCGGCGGCGGGCGTCCTGGACCTCAGCACCCGCCTGTACCGTGCCGGCCGCAGACCCGAGGACGGCAAGCAGTCACGCTTCCGGGGGAAGGTCTGCCACCTGCTGTCCGTGCACTACCGCGACAGCGAGCTCTCGGCCGACACCCGCGCACTCGGCTCCCCGACGGGTGTCCGGGCCGGCGACCGCGCGCCCGACCTCCCGTGCGTCACCGCCGACGGCCCCTGCCCGAATCTCTTCGGCCTGCTGAGAGGCCCGGACTTCACCCTGCTGGCGGTGAATTGCGCACCGCCCCGCGCGACACCGGGTGTCCGCACCCATCACGTGACGGGCGGACCGCTCGCCGGGGAACTCGGCACCGGGTTGTTCCTCATCCGCCCCGACCACCACATCGGACTGGCTGCCGACAGCCCGGAGCATGTGGAGCGCTACCTGGCACGGGTCGGTCTGCCGAGCAGCGAGACCTAG
- a CDS encoding diacylglycerol/lipid kinase family protein: MRQFTAVVNPTAGGATSAAALLKVARLLREAGAGLETEYSRSLAHARELARDAGERGRVVLAVGGDGITGSIGGALSGTGALFGMVPAGRGNDFARALGLPGDPEGVAHVLLHGTPRAVDTIEVTSSVHAGTVVLGSVYAGVDALANLHANRSRLLRGSASYYAGALRAISTWRPVGYRITVDGQEHTCTGYTVVAANSSYYGSARRIAPEARLDDGLLDVVMIRDAPRRLFFALMKELDTGAHVHRPQVRVLRGREIRIEADRDLPYGADGEIEAALPVTARVLPGALRVLC, encoded by the coding sequence ATGCGACAGTTCACCGCCGTCGTCAACCCCACCGCGGGCGGAGCCACCAGCGCTGCGGCGCTGCTGAAGGTGGCCCGTCTGCTCCGGGAGGCGGGTGCCGGGCTGGAGACCGAGTACAGCCGCAGCCTCGCCCACGCCCGCGAACTCGCCCGGGACGCCGGGGAACGCGGCCGGGTGGTGCTAGCCGTCGGCGGCGACGGCATCACCGGGAGCATCGGCGGAGCCCTCAGCGGCACCGGCGCACTGTTCGGCATGGTCCCGGCCGGGCGCGGCAACGACTTCGCCCGGGCCCTGGGCCTGCCCGGCGACCCCGAAGGCGTGGCCCACGTGCTGCTCCACGGCACACCACGTGCCGTGGACACCATCGAGGTCACCTCGTCCGTCCACGCCGGCACCGTCGTGCTCGGCAGCGTCTACGCGGGCGTGGACGCGCTGGCCAACCTCCACGCCAACCGCTCCCGCCTGCTGCGCGGTTCGGCCTCCTACTACGCGGGTGCCCTGCGCGCGATCAGCACCTGGCGCCCCGTCGGCTACCGGATCACCGTCGACGGCCAGGAGCACACCTGCACCGGCTACACCGTGGTGGCCGCCAACTCCAGCTACTACGGCTCCGCGCGCCGTATCGCTCCCGAGGCCCGGCTCGACGACGGTCTTCTCGACGTCGTGATGATCCGCGACGCGCCGCGCCGGCTGTTCTTCGCCCTGATGAAGGAACTCGACACCGGCGCCCACGTCCACCGCCCCCAGGTGCGGGTCCTGCGCGGCCGGGAGATACGCATCGAGGCCGACCGGGACCTTCCCTACGGCGCGGACGGCGAGATCGAGGCCGCCCTCCCGGTCACGGCCAGGGTGCTGCCCGGCGCACTGCGCGTCCTGTGCTGA
- a CDS encoding RNA polymerase sigma factor SigF: MATVTAAKTDTKVEGMPEVADPARVAPKDARELTRLFFDQLAVLEEGTPEYQYARNTLIEMNMSLVRFAAGRFRSRGPEEMEDIVQVGMIGLIKAIDRFELTREVEFTSFAIPYIVGEIKRFFRDTTWAVHVPRRLQEARVHLARATEELRSRLGRTPTVKELSELMSLPEDEVREARLASNGYNSTSLDAAISSSEDGETALADFIGADDQALELVEDFHALAPMIAALDERDRQIIQMRFVEELTQAQIGERLGVSQMHVSRLLSRCLARLREGMLSTS, translated from the coding sequence GTGGCGACAGTGACTGCGGCGAAGACGGACACCAAGGTGGAGGGCATGCCGGAGGTCGCCGACCCCGCCCGGGTGGCGCCGAAGGACGCCAGGGAGCTGACGCGTCTGTTCTTCGACCAGCTCGCGGTGCTGGAGGAGGGCACGCCCGAGTACCAGTACGCGCGGAACACGCTGATCGAGATGAACATGTCCCTGGTCCGCTTCGCGGCGGGGCGGTTCCGCAGCCGCGGGCCGGAGGAGATGGAGGACATCGTCCAGGTCGGCATGATCGGCCTGATCAAGGCCATCGACCGGTTCGAGCTGACCCGGGAGGTGGAGTTCACCTCCTTCGCCATCCCCTACATCGTCGGCGAGATCAAGCGGTTCTTCCGCGACACCACCTGGGCCGTGCACGTCCCGCGCCGGCTGCAGGAGGCCCGGGTCCACCTCGCCCGCGCCACCGAGGAACTCCGCAGCCGCCTGGGCCGCACCCCGACGGTGAAGGAACTGTCGGAGCTGATGAGCCTGCCCGAGGACGAAGTCAGGGAGGCCCGCCTGGCCTCCAACGGCTACAACTCCACCTCCCTGGACGCGGCGATCAGCAGCAGCGAGGACGGCGAGACGGCCCTCGCGGACTTCATCGGCGCCGACGACCAGGCCCTCGAACTCGTGGAGGACTTCCACGCACTCGCCCCGATGATCGCCGCACTCGACGAACGCGACCGGCAGATCATCCAGATGCGCTTCGTGGAGGAACTCACCCAGGCCCAGATCGGCGAACGCCTGGGCGTCTCCCAGATGCACGTCTCCCGCCTGCTCTCGCGCTGCCTGGCCCGGCTGCGCGAGGGCATGCTCTCCACCAGCTGA
- a CDS encoding cytochrome P450, with protein MAHTAACPFDYSEQLEFDPSLAQLMARGPVSRIRLSYGEAEAWLVTTFDGVRQVTTDPRFSRAAIVGRDYPRMTLEPIVSPESINVMDPPRGTRLRHAAARAFTQSSVKRMTPAIEEVAHRLVDEMAEQGPPADLARGLSEPLPNHTICALLDVPDEDRPLMLRLTQQMLATAPDARQAAAEAKQHLRAYFTTLVAERRKDGGSDLITTMAAGDQEEEPLSDDELAVLALTLILSGNDTATCQISNIAYTLLTRPELRDLLRRSPEQLPRLLDELLRHIPFRKGVGIPRVALEDVELEGVLIRAGDFVHVSYLAANRDPEVFADPDVLDVDRSAHPHMTFGWGGHHCVASTLALAELRTAIGVLFTRLPRLRLAVPAQEVPWDTRTIRRFPLELPVTW; from the coding sequence ATGGCTCACACCGCCGCCTGCCCCTTCGACTACAGCGAGCAACTCGAGTTCGATCCGTCCCTCGCACAGCTCATGGCCCGCGGCCCGGTCAGCCGTATCCGGCTCTCCTACGGCGAAGCCGAGGCGTGGCTGGTCACCACCTTCGACGGCGTACGCCAGGTGACGACCGACCCCAGGTTCAGCCGGGCCGCCATCGTCGGCCGCGACTACCCCCGGATGACTCTCGAGCCGATCGTCTCCCCGGAATCGATCAACGTCATGGACCCGCCGCGCGGCACCCGGCTGCGCCACGCCGCCGCCCGGGCCTTCACCCAAAGCAGCGTGAAGCGCATGACGCCGGCCATCGAGGAGGTGGCCCACCGGCTCGTGGACGAGATGGCCGAGCAGGGCCCGCCGGCCGACCTGGCCCGTGGCCTGTCCGAACCGCTGCCCAACCACACCATCTGCGCCCTGCTGGACGTACCCGACGAGGACCGGCCGCTCATGCTGCGCCTCACCCAGCAGATGCTGGCCACCGCGCCCGATGCCCGGCAGGCGGCGGCGGAAGCCAAGCAGCACCTGCGCGCCTACTTCACCACGCTCGTCGCCGAACGCCGCAAGGACGGGGGCAGCGACCTCATCACCACCATGGCCGCCGGCGACCAAGAGGAGGAGCCCCTCAGCGACGACGAGCTGGCCGTCCTGGCGCTGACCCTCATCCTCAGCGGCAACGACACGGCCACCTGTCAGATCAGCAACATCGCCTACACCCTGCTGACCCGCCCCGAACTCCGCGATCTGCTGCGGCGCAGTCCGGAACAGCTTCCCCGGCTGCTGGACGAACTCCTGCGGCACATCCCCTTCCGCAAGGGCGTCGGCATCCCGCGCGTCGCGCTGGAGGACGTGGAGCTGGAAGGAGTGCTGATCCGCGCCGGAGACTTCGTGCACGTCTCCTACCTGGCCGCCAACCGGGACCCGGAGGTGTTCGCGGACCCCGACGTCCTCGACGTCGACCGTTCGGCGCACCCTCATATGACGTTCGGGTGGGGCGGCCATCACTGCGTCGCCAGCACCCTCGCCCTCGCGGAACTCAGGACCGCGATCGGGGTTCTGTTCACCCGCCTGCCCCGGCTGCGCCTGGCCGTACCGGCTCAGGAAGTGCCCTGGGACACCCGGACCATCCGGCGTTTCCCCCTGGAGCTGCCCGTGACGTGGTGA
- a CDS encoding AraC family ligand binding domain-containing protein: MYAGRYEHEGALAPHTHSFVEVVVVTGGDGVHHAPGGRRRPAVGDMVLLRPGVSHGYDAEVHRDPTCPAPASAGRRAGVGAGQTRAGRRPPRLADGTRRGVVRACIARSWDRPSRTDGTAHRIRSHAEA; the protein is encoded by the coding sequence GTGTACGCCGGCCGGTACGAACACGAGGGCGCCCTCGCACCGCACACGCACAGTTTCGTGGAGGTCGTGGTCGTCACCGGTGGCGACGGCGTGCACCACGCACCGGGCGGCCGGCGACGGCCGGCGGTCGGAGACATGGTGCTGCTGCGGCCCGGGGTGTCGCACGGCTACGACGCCGAGGTTCACCGCGATCCGACCTGCCCCGCCCCCGCTTCGGCGGGTCGGCGGGCGGGTGTGGGGGCCGGGCAGACGAGGGCCGGGCGCCGCCCGCCCCGCCTTGCCGACGGCACCCGGCGGGGGGTCGTACGCGCCTGTATTGCCCGTTCGTGGGACCGGCCGAGCCGAACGGACGGCACGGCGCATAGAATCCGATCTCATGCCGAAGCCTGA
- a CDS encoding FAD-binding oxidoreductase, which translates to MDMLWNGWGDPARATALPDTVTGLLRDWLGVKPQPTASARLEEIEISTPALEGAALHALRTALGDRAEDVRTDTESRVRHTRGKSTPDLLRLRAGDTADAPAAVALPQSHDEVLAVLRVCAEHRLALVPFGGGTSVVGGLAPTGEAPFVALDLRHLNRLLDLDPVSRTATLQAGLRAPEAEALLAEHGFTLGHFPQSYEWATIGGFAATRSSGQASAGYGRFDEMVLGLTLATPGGTLDTGRAPRSAAGPDLRQLLLGSEGAFGVITSVTVRVRPVPRTRRYEGWRFASFDAGTAALRRLAQDGPRPTVLRLSDETETLIGLAQPDAIGSAAEQQSAGCLAVVGFEGTEEDTDRRRAAAAAVLTDCGGEFAGDEPGRRWAHGRYAAPYLRDSLLEAGAFAETLETAAYWSRLPGLYAGVRDALTATLTEHGTPPLVMCHISHVYENGASLYFTVVSAQGEDPVVHWTRAKHAANEAILAAGGTITHHHAVGTDHRDWYLREATDLGVAALQAVKQRLDPDGLLNPGVLLPAD; encoded by the coding sequence ATGGACATGCTGTGGAACGGCTGGGGAGACCCGGCCAGGGCGACGGCGCTGCCCGACACCGTGACCGGGCTGCTGCGCGACTGGCTCGGCGTCAAGCCGCAGCCCACGGCATCAGCCCGGCTGGAGGAGATCGAGATCTCCACGCCCGCACTGGAGGGCGCCGCCCTGCACGCGCTGCGCACCGCACTCGGCGATCGGGCGGAGGACGTCCGTACCGACACCGAGAGCCGCGTCCGGCACACGCGCGGCAAGTCCACCCCGGACCTGCTGCGGCTGCGCGCCGGTGACACCGCCGACGCCCCGGCGGCCGTGGCTCTTCCGCAGAGCCATGACGAGGTGCTCGCCGTGCTCCGCGTCTGCGCCGAACACCGCCTCGCCCTCGTTCCGTTCGGCGGCGGCACCTCCGTCGTCGGAGGCCTCGCCCCCACCGGCGAGGCGCCCTTCGTCGCCCTGGACCTGCGGCATCTGAACCGGCTGCTCGACCTCGACCCCGTCTCCCGGACCGCCACCCTGCAGGCCGGCCTGCGCGCCCCCGAGGCCGAGGCGCTCCTGGCCGAACACGGCTTCACCCTCGGCCACTTCCCGCAGTCCTACGAGTGGGCCACCATCGGGGGCTTCGCCGCGACCCGCTCCAGCGGCCAGGCCTCCGCCGGCTACGGCCGTTTCGACGAGATGGTCCTCGGCCTCACCCTCGCCACGCCCGGAGGCACCCTCGACACCGGCCGCGCGCCCCGCTCGGCCGCCGGGCCCGATCTGCGGCAACTGCTGCTCGGTTCGGAGGGCGCCTTCGGCGTCATCACCTCCGTCACCGTCCGCGTCCGGCCCGTCCCGCGGACCCGCCGCTACGAAGGGTGGCGCTTCGCCTCCTTCGACGCGGGCACCGCCGCCCTGCGCCGGCTCGCCCAGGACGGCCCGCGCCCCACCGTCCTGAGGCTCTCCGACGAGACCGAGACACTGATCGGCCTGGCCCAGCCCGATGCCATCGGCTCCGCCGCCGAGCAGCAGAGCGCGGGATGTCTCGCCGTCGTCGGCTTCGAGGGAACCGAGGAGGACACCGACCGGCGCCGGGCGGCCGCGGCGGCCGTACTCACCGACTGCGGCGGCGAGTTCGCGGGCGACGAACCAGGACGCCGCTGGGCACACGGCCGCTACGCGGCACCGTACCTGCGGGACTCGCTCCTCGAAGCGGGAGCGTTCGCCGAGACGCTGGAGACCGCCGCCTACTGGTCCCGGCTGCCCGGCCTGTACGCGGGCGTCCGCGACGCGCTGACCGCCACACTCACCGAGCACGGCACGCCGCCCCTGGTCATGTGCCACATCTCGCACGTCTACGAGAACGGTGCCTCGCTGTACTTCACCGTCGTCTCGGCACAGGGCGAGGACCCGGTCGTGCACTGGACGCGCGCCAAGCACGCCGCGAACGAGGCGATCCTCGCGGCGGGCGGCACCATCACCCACCACCACGCGGTCGGCACCGACCACCGCGACTGGTACCTCCGCGAGGCCACGGACCTGGGCGTGGCCGCACTCCAGGCCGTCAAGCAACGCCTGGACCCGGACGGCCTGCTGAACCCCGGCGTCCTGCTGCCGGCCGACTGA
- a CDS encoding TetR/AcrR family transcriptional regulator, which translates to MTPNRHNSSAQPNPSDNDVVLDAVRDCVLAVGVRRTTMTDVARRAGLSRMTLYRRWPDVRSLVGDLMTREWIAVATGSMPERRPELGTRPPLIDGLVAGVEAFRAHPLFQKIVDVDPELLLPYVLDRRGASQEALLELLAGALREGHADGSVREAPAARQARTVLLILQSFALSLRTMTDEDDPELTTAAFLAELRTVLERTLTP; encoded by the coding sequence ATGACGCCTAATCGTCACAACAGCTCGGCCCAGCCGAACCCCTCCGACAACGACGTGGTGCTCGACGCCGTCCGCGACTGCGTCCTCGCCGTCGGGGTCCGCCGGACGACCATGACCGACGTGGCCCGTCGCGCGGGCCTCTCGCGGATGACGCTCTACCGCCGCTGGCCCGACGTCCGCTCCCTCGTCGGCGATCTCATGACGCGCGAGTGGATCGCCGTCGCGACCGGGTCCATGCCCGAGAGGCGGCCGGAGCTGGGCACGCGCCCGCCGCTGATCGACGGCCTGGTCGCGGGGGTCGAGGCGTTCCGCGCCCACCCGCTCTTCCAGAAGATCGTCGACGTGGACCCCGAACTGCTCCTGCCCTACGTGCTGGACCGGCGCGGCGCGAGCCAGGAAGCCCTGCTGGAGCTCCTCGCCGGGGCGCTGCGCGAGGGGCACGCCGACGGTTCGGTGCGCGAGGCCCCGGCCGCACGCCAGGCCCGGACCGTGCTGCTGATCCTCCAGTCCTTCGCCCTGTCCCTGCGCACCATGACCGACGAGGACGACCCCGAGCTCACCACCGCGGCGTTCCTGGCCGAACTGCGCACCGTTCTGGAGAGGACCCTCACCCCATGA